One Tolypothrix bouteillei VB521301 DNA window includes the following coding sequences:
- a CDS encoding sugar transferase: protein MSLKNLSSGVNFQQDLRSAKGTRIQRGIAIRLLRVVTLICLDIIALTLAWKLAVFYGTPLESPWTQKTSFLLLILTVEIGIIGAQGLYQAGTHRRNYFRLLKAVSLSDVFFVVIAFLYEPNHYVSRSILLLFWLWSIVFICTGRILFDLITKFLRKKGAIRYPVFLIADREEQEGHISLLEQENCYTVQGVSESICLDRANREATLESLRKQGVVEAFVSWNAIKNRLYVCWHFQTAGILLRILPTAGVVRYPKTMLWMTGIGEVPCLTISSPIVAGSAFWIKRCFDLCSSIILLIILSPVYLALALLIKLDSPGAVFFKQERIGLHCKKFKIWKFRTMVTNAENMQKDLEAKNEIKDGVLFKMKDDPRITRIGKFLRRYSLDELPQLFNVVLGQMSLVGPRPLPMRDVEKFQTTHFIRQEVLPGITGLWQVSGRSNIDNFEDAVKLDIAYIESWSLWLDLTILLKTVKVVFDKTGAY, encoded by the coding sequence AGACCTAAGGTCAGCCAAAGGCACAAGAATACAGAGAGGAATAGCGATTCGATTACTGCGGGTCGTAACACTTATTTGCTTAGATATTATTGCGCTGACCTTAGCATGGAAATTAGCAGTATTTTATGGAACTCCATTAGAGTCTCCTTGGACACAAAAAACATCTTTTCTATTGCTTATTCTAACAGTTGAAATAGGCATAATTGGAGCACAAGGTTTATATCAAGCAGGCACTCATCGTCGTAACTATTTCCGTTTGCTGAAAGCCGTTTCACTATCAGACGTTTTCTTCGTGGTGATTGCTTTTCTTTATGAACCAAATCATTATGTCTCGCGATCAATTTTGCTATTGTTTTGGTTGTGGTCTATAGTCTTTATCTGTACCGGACGTATTCTTTTTGATCTCATTACTAAATTTCTTCGTAAGAAAGGAGCAATTCGCTATCCCGTTTTTTTGATTGCCGATCGAGAAGAGCAAGAGGGGCATATTAGCTTACTAGAACAAGAAAATTGCTACACGGTACAGGGAGTTTCTGAATCTATATGCCTCGATAGAGCTAATAGAGAGGCAACACTAGAATCTCTTCGCAAACAGGGTGTAGTAGAAGCTTTTGTTTCTTGGAATGCAATCAAGAATCGTCTGTATGTTTGCTGGCATTTCCAAACAGCTGGCATTCTCTTGCGAATATTACCAACCGCAGGTGTAGTTCGTTATCCTAAAACAATGCTGTGGATGACTGGAATTGGTGAAGTTCCCTGCCTGACAATTTCATCTCCAATTGTTGCCGGTAGTGCTTTTTGGATAAAGCGGTGTTTTGACCTTTGTTCTTCCATTATTTTGTTAATTATACTCTCACCTGTCTATCTAGCACTCGCCCTGCTGATTAAACTAGATTCTCCCGGAGCTGTCTTTTTCAAGCAAGAGCGTATTGGTTTGCATTGCAAGAAATTTAAAATTTGGAAGTTCCGTACAATGGTTACCAATGCGGAAAATATGCAAAAAGACTTAGAAGCCAAGAACGAAATCAAGGATGGGGTTCTCTTTAAAATGAAAGACGACCCTCGCATCACAAGAATAGGCAAGTTCCTGCGCCGTTACAGTTTGGATGAATTGCCACAACTGTTTAATGTTGTGCTCGGGCAAATGAGTCTTGTTGGTCCCCGCCCTCTTCCCATGAGGGACGTAGAAAAATTCCAGACAACTCACTTTATCCGACAAGAAGTTCTCCCCGGTATTACAGGATTGTGGCAAGTTTCCGGTCGCTCCAATATTGATAACTTTGAAGATGCGGTAAAGTTAGATATCGCTTACATTGAAAGTTGGTCTCTTTGGCTAGATTTAACAATCTTACTCAAAACTGTTAAAGTGGTTTTTGACAAGACAGGAGCATATTAA
- a CDS encoding MOSC domain-containing protein, translating to MIRVKQLFIHPFKGLTPQKCDRVELRSQHGIPGDRAFALMFDDGDKYPELTAVPWMKKQHFAMQNDWSGLAALDCSYEPETGILTVRRKEEELLVADTHSLTGRDRIGSFFTGYLAGIYPSQTARHPNRTSIKVVGDFGKTRYPDREAVHISLVSQTTIEHLSELAGRSIDVRRFRPNIVLDGVPAWGEFDWVGKEMELGTARIVVTDRINRCLNIEVNPETGERDTALLPLLKKNFQHTQTGVLARVVTSGSVAVGEILK from the coding sequence ATGATTCGCGTCAAACAATTGTTTATCCACCCATTTAAAGGATTAACTCCCCAAAAGTGCGATCGCGTTGAGTTGCGTTCCCAACACGGTATACCCGGAGATAGAGCTTTTGCCTTAATGTTTGATGATGGGGACAAATACCCCGAACTCACAGCAGTCCCTTGGATGAAGAAGCAACACTTTGCCATGCAAAATGATTGGTCGGGGCTAGCCGCACTCGATTGTTCTTATGAGCCAGAGACAGGGATTTTGACAGTCAGGCGTAAAGAAGAAGAATTGTTAGTTGCTGATACACATAGCTTAACTGGACGCGATCGCATTGGTAGTTTTTTCACTGGGTACTTAGCAGGAATTTACCCAAGTCAAACCGCCAGACATCCAAATCGCACATCCATAAAAGTTGTGGGAGATTTTGGCAAAACTCGCTATCCAGATAGAGAAGCGGTGCATATTTCCCTAGTCAGTCAAACGACGATCGAGCATTTGAGTGAGTTAGCAGGACGTTCAATAGATGTGCGTCGCTTCCGTCCCAATATTGTTTTAGATGGCGTTCCTGCTTGGGGAGAATTTGACTGGGTGGGAAAAGAAATGGAACTGGGTACAGCCCGAATCGTTGTTACAGACCGGATCAATCGATGCTTAAATATAGAGGTGAATCCCGAAACGGGAGAGAGGGATACTGCCTTACTTCCTCTGTTAAAAAAGAATTTTCAACATACACAAACTGGTGTATTGGCAAGGGTTGTTACCAGTGGTAGCGTGGCAGTAGGAGAGATATTGAAGTAA
- a CDS encoding NB-ARC domain-containing protein yields MENATNMSQLPETFIVEVATRSGVTKTELDALLLALGNLSGTEIASKLEISQAAVRKRLGESYRKFGIEGSGNKKLNNLRQQLIAQYQNQANINVEVGKIPQEDWGEAVDVDGFWGREEEIAKLEQWIVGDNSQRCRMVAVLGIGGIGKTVLAAQFAKKVRENFDYLIWRSLSNAPPIGDILTQLLRFLPKDPEHDLPDNDNSKILRLINVLREHRCLIVLDKVETVLRSGEGRAYERAGEYEEGYEKYGYFFKKIAEAGHESCLLLIGREKPKQVAILEGKNLPVKVLHLLGLNLAEARAMLKDKGFSCSDIQLKELVERYSGNPLALKIVATTVYDLFSNNVGEFLNQIHQETAVYGDIRSLLDQQFNRLSELEKQLMYWLAIHREYVSFRELKANLITSEPAPRVLEAVESLLRRSLIEKEAGSGRFRHQSVVMEYVTERIIEQAFEEISQARTHEFLNAYPLMKARSLEFIHKTQEKLILEPLKNKLLNVFDDQLESHLRRMLASLQKYHHLKKGYAAGNLINLLRQIQIDSTQVDLSGRDFSDLTIWQAYLKDVKLQDTSFTNADLTGSVFTETMSSLVSVRFSPNGEYFAIGTISGEVRLWRTVDIKQIRIFRGHTAWVWAFAFSADNQLLISGSADYTIKVWDVHTGMCLRTLSEHTNKVYTVAFQPKSWILASGSEDESIKLWDVRTGECIKTLNGHKDWVWSVTFSPTDSSLLASASADGKIKIWDINTGECLKTIEGHSGEVYSVAFSPNGQLLASSGEDRKVKLWDVEQEKCLRTFIGHQKIVYSVRFSPNGKTLASCGEDRTIKIWNVPSGECLRTLEGHNSQVWAIAFTSSPDGRTLISSSDDQTARLWDVETGNCLYVLQAYTRGVYSVVFSPNNEILASGGDEPTIKLWKLSTGECYPIEGHQGRLRSVAFSPDGQLLASAGCDNTIKFWDITDISNTTCTRILKGHTNWVWTVVFSSDGRILASSSEDKTVRIWDSHTGECLKVLEGHTHWVWTVAIAPDGSTLASGSADSTVKLWDLHTGQCIGTLDKHRDLIWSVAIGPNGQFLASGSEDQTVRLWDMKTGQCLHKLEGHSKQVYSVAFSPDGQILASGSGDGTVKLWQVNTGLCLDTLTRGHTAAIRSVAFSSDGRLLASGSEDENIQLWDVQKCSRLRLLKSDRLYERMEITNITGLTDAEKASLKALGAIEQGERTI; encoded by the coding sequence ATGGAAAACGCTACCAATATGTCTCAACTTCCAGAAACTTTTATCGTAGAGGTAGCAACCAGATCTGGTGTTACTAAAACAGAGTTAGATGCTTTATTGTTGGCATTAGGTAATCTTTCAGGTACCGAAATAGCTTCTAAGTTGGAAATTTCTCAAGCAGCTGTGAGAAAAAGATTGGGAGAAAGTTACCGTAAATTTGGTATCGAGGGGAGTGGTAACAAAAAACTTAACAACCTCAGACAACAGCTAATAGCTCAATACCAAAATCAAGCAAATATAAATGTAGAGGTTGGGAAAATACCTCAAGAGGATTGGGGCGAGGCTGTTGATGTAGATGGTTTTTGGGGTCGCGAAGAGGAAATTGCCAAGTTAGAACAGTGGATCGTGGGGGATAATTCTCAACGCTGTCGGATGGTAGCCGTGTTGGGAATAGGAGGTATAGGTAAGACCGTTTTAGCAGCACAGTTTGCTAAAAAAGTACGGGAAAATTTTGATTATCTTATTTGGCGATCGCTCAGCAATGCTCCACCTATAGGTGATATTCTCACACAGCTACTCCGCTTTCTACCTAAAGATCCAGAACACGACTTGCCGGACAATGACAACAGCAAAATACTGCGGTTAATCAACGTTTTGAGAGAGCACCGTTGCTTGATCGTTTTAGATAAAGTGGAAACCGTGCTTCGCAGTGGTGAAGGTAGGGCTTATGAAAGGGCGGGCGAGTATGAAGAAGGATATGAAAAGTACGGCTATTTCTTTAAGAAAATAGCTGAAGCAGGACATGAAAGTTGTCTGTTGCTTATTGGTAGAGAAAAGCCCAAGCAAGTGGCAATATTGGAAGGGAAAAATTTACCAGTGAAGGTGTTGCACCTTTTGGGACTGAATTTAGCAGAAGCAAGGGCTATGCTCAAAGATAAGGGGTTTTCTTGTTCTGATATCCAGTTGAAGGAATTAGTAGAGAGATACTCCGGTAACCCACTGGCTTTAAAGATAGTTGCTACCACCGTTTATGACTTATTTAGCAATAATGTTGGTGAATTTTTAAACCAAATTCACCAAGAAACGGCAGTTTATGGTGATATTCGGTCTCTTTTAGACCAGCAATTCAATCGCCTGTCAGAATTAGAGAAACAACTGATGTACTGGCTGGCTATCCATCGGGAATATGTTTCCTTTAGAGAATTAAAAGCAAATTTAATTACTTCAGAACCCGCACCTAGAGTGTTAGAAGCAGTCGAGTCTTTATTGCGGCGATCGCTAATCGAAAAAGAAGCAGGTTCGGGTAGGTTTCGTCACCAGTCTGTAGTCATGGAATACGTGACAGAAAGAATCATAGAGCAAGCTTTTGAAGAAATCAGCCAAGCAAGAACTCACGAATTTCTGAATGCTTACCCGTTGATGAAAGCGCGTTCTCTCGAATTTATCCACAAAACTCAGGAAAAACTGATTTTAGAGCCTTTAAAAAATAAACTATTAAACGTTTTTGATGACCAATTAGAGTCTCATCTCCGTAGAATGTTAGCGAGTTTACAGAAATACCATCACCTAAAAAAGGGATATGCCGCTGGGAACTTAATCAATTTATTGCGCCAAATTCAGATTGACAGCACTCAAGTTGATTTAAGCGGGCGTGATTTTTCAGACTTAACTATTTGGCAAGCCTATCTTAAGGATGTGAAATTACAGGATACAAGCTTTACAAATGCTGACTTAACGGGTTCGGTATTTACGGAAACAATGTCGAGTCTGGTTTCAGTCAGATTTAGCCCCAATGGGGAGTACTTTGCTATCGGTACAATTAGCGGGGAAGTTCGTTTGTGGCGGACTGTAGATATTAAACAAATTCGTATTTTTAGAGGACACACTGCTTGGGTTTGGGCATTTGCTTTTAGCGCAGATAACCAACTTTTGATAAGCGGTAGCGCAGACTACACTATCAAAGTGTGGGATGTACATACGGGTATGTGTCTGAGAACCCTAAGCGAACACACCAATAAAGTTTATACAGTTGCTTTCCAACCCAAAAGTTGGATTTTGGCAAGTGGTAGTGAAGACGAAAGCATTAAACTTTGGGATGTGCGTACAGGAGAATGTATAAAAACCCTAAACGGTCACAAAGATTGGGTTTGGTCAGTCACTTTTAGCCCCACAGACTCCAGTCTTTTAGCAAGTGCTAGTGCTGACGGTAAGATTAAAATTTGGGATATCAACACTGGTGAATGCTTAAAAACAATAGAAGGGCATAGCGGTGAGGTTTACTCTGTTGCTTTCAGTCCGAACGGTCAACTTTTGGCTAGTAGCGGTGAAGACCGAAAGGTTAAACTTTGGGATGTCGAGCAAGAAAAATGCCTGAGAACGTTCATCGGTCACCAGAAAATAGTTTACTCAGTACGCTTTAGTCCAAATGGAAAAACTCTTGCAAGTTGCGGAGAAGATCGCACTATCAAAATCTGGAACGTTCCTTCAGGTGAATGTTTGCGGACTTTAGAAGGGCATAACAGTCAAGTCTGGGCGATCGCATTTACATCCAGTCCCGATGGACGTACCTTAATTAGCAGCAGTGACGATCAAACAGCAAGACTGTGGGATGTAGAAACAGGAAACTGCTTGTATGTTTTGCAAGCATATACCCGTGGAGTTTACTCGGTCGTATTTAGTCCCAATAACGAAATTTTAGCAAGTGGCGGTGATGAGCCAACAATAAAGCTATGGAAATTAAGTACAGGTGAGTGTTATCCCATAGAAGGACATCAAGGACGTTTGCGTTCTGTTGCTTTTAGCCCTGATGGACAACTTCTCGCAAGTGCAGGTTGCGACAATACCATTAAATTTTGGGATATTACAGACATTAGCAACACTACATGCACCCGAATACTCAAAGGACATACTAACTGGGTGTGGACAGTTGTTTTCAGTTCAGACGGGCGAATTCTAGCCAGCAGTAGCGAAGACAAAACAGTACGAATTTGGGATTCTCACACAGGTGAGTGTCTGAAAGTTTTAGAAGGGCATACTCATTGGGTTTGGACGGTAGCGATCGCTCCCGATGGTAGTACACTTGCAAGTGGAAGTGCTGACAGCACGGTCAAACTTTGGGATCTTCATACAGGTCAATGTATTGGCACTTTAGACAAGCATAGAGATTTAATTTGGTCCGTCGCGATCGGTCCCAACGGGCAATTTTTAGCAAGTGGTAGCGAAGACCAAACAGTTAGGCTGTGGGACATGAAAACAGGTCAATGTCTCCATAAGTTGGAAGGACACAGCAAACAAGTTTATTCAGTAGCCTTCAGCCCGGATGGGCAAATCCTTGCAAGCGGTAGTGGTGACGGAACCGTTAAATTGTGGCAAGTCAACACGGGTTTGTGTCTGGATACCCTGACACGAGGACACACAGCAGCAATCCGTTCCGTCGCCTTTAGTTCTGACGGTCGTCTACTTGCTAGTGGTAGTGAAGATGAAAACATTCAACTTTGGGATGTACAAAAGTGTAGCCGATTGCGTCTTCTTAAATCGGATCGGCTTTACGAACGCATGGAAATTACAAATATTACTGGTTTGACAGACGCAGAGAAAGCTTCTTTAAAGGCTTTGGGTGCAATAGAACAAGGAGAGAGAACGATCTAA